A stretch of the Desulforamulus ferrireducens genome encodes the following:
- a CDS encoding bifunctional 4-hydroxy-3-methylbut-2-enyl diphosphate reductase/30S ribosomal protein S1, with translation MQVKVANKAGFCYGVKRAIDLALTQAKKDDGPVYTLGPLIHNPQVVQDLAQRGIQEINSLDHVQTGTVIIRSHGVGPDILKKAAEKNLKVLDATCPFVAKAQKYAREMAEEGLPVFILGDPGHPEVQGILGWTNGKGIVVESADEISRVEHPKVGVVAQTTQPLANYQRLVEALQEQGVQVDARNTICHATGERQRAALELAQEVDVVVVVGGKTSANTKKLAKLCEETGTPTYHIESAEELQQEWFRDCRKAGLTAGASTPDAIIEEVKRRMNELDQMTNGDETMNQAMEVKSPRTGELVKGVVVQVSNDEVLVDIGAKSEGVIPRKELAFYGVDNPQEIVKLGDEIECVVIKAEDNEGKILLSKVRADAEKAWDNLEQAMENGTIIKGTVREVVKGGLLVDVGVRAFMPASLVERGYVEDLSQYLNQEVEVKIIEMSKPRKKVVVSRKVVLEEESARKREELLTTLQEGQVVKGIVRRLTNFGAFVDLGGLDGLLHISEMSWHRINHPQEVVKVGDELEVAVLKVDRENEKISLGLKQVLPNPWDTVEEKYPVGSIFPAKVVRLAPFGAFVQLEPGIEGLVHISHLANHHVEKPEDVVKEGEEVKVKVLSIDKAEKRIRLSIREANKEERSREASAIKQEEPAVEPETLPAPEEKITLGDIVGDQLKEIE, from the coding sequence TTGCAAGTCAAGGTAGCCAACAAAGCAGGTTTTTGCTATGGTGTAAAAAGGGCCATTGATTTAGCCTTAACCCAGGCTAAAAAAGATGATGGTCCGGTCTATACCCTAGGTCCTCTGATCCATAACCCACAAGTGGTCCAGGATTTGGCCCAGCGGGGAATTCAAGAAATAAACAGCCTTGATCATGTGCAAACTGGTACTGTAATTATTCGTTCCCACGGCGTGGGACCTGACATATTAAAAAAAGCTGCGGAGAAGAATCTTAAAGTATTGGATGCAACCTGTCCCTTTGTGGCAAAAGCCCAGAAATATGCCCGGGAAATGGCGGAAGAGGGTCTTCCGGTGTTTATCCTGGGTGACCCTGGACATCCAGAGGTGCAAGGTATTTTGGGCTGGACCAATGGTAAGGGTATCGTGGTTGAAAGTGCTGATGAAATAAGTCGGGTGGAACATCCAAAGGTAGGAGTGGTGGCACAAACAACTCAGCCACTGGCTAACTACCAGAGATTGGTGGAAGCCCTTCAAGAACAAGGAGTCCAAGTGGATGCCCGTAACACCATTTGTCATGCCACTGGGGAGCGCCAGCGAGCTGCGTTGGAGTTGGCTCAAGAGGTGGACGTGGTAGTGGTGGTAGGGGGAAAGACAAGTGCCAATACCAAAAAATTAGCCAAACTCTGTGAAGAGACCGGGACTCCCACCTACCATATAGAGTCTGCAGAGGAACTGCAACAGGAATGGTTCAGGGATTGCCGGAAGGCTGGACTTACAGCGGGCGCTTCAACACCTGACGCAATTATAGAGGAGGTTAAAAGAAGGATGAACGAACTGGATCAAATGACCAATGGCGACGAGACAATGAACCAAGCAATGGAGGTAAAGTCCCCCAGAACCGGCGAACTGGTAAAGGGTGTTGTGGTTCAAGTGAGCAATGATGAAGTGCTGGTGGATATTGGGGCAAAGTCGGAGGGTGTTATCCCCCGCAAAGAACTGGCCTTTTATGGTGTAGATAATCCCCAGGAAATAGTAAAACTTGGGGATGAAATAGAGTGTGTGGTCATCAAGGCTGAGGATAACGAAGGTAAGATTCTCTTATCCAAAGTCCGGGCCGATGCTGAAAAGGCCTGGGATAACTTGGAACAAGCTATGGAAAATGGCACCATCATTAAAGGCACTGTTCGTGAAGTTGTCAAGGGTGGCCTACTGGTTGATGTGGGAGTACGTGCCTTCATGCCTGCTTCCCTGGTGGAAAGGGGTTATGTTGAGGACCTGTCCCAATATCTCAATCAGGAAGTAGAAGTAAAAATTATTGAAATGAGTAAGCCCCGTAAAAAAGTAGTTGTCTCCCGTAAGGTTGTTCTAGAAGAAGAAAGTGCTCGTAAACGCGAAGAACTGCTGACTACCTTGCAAGAGGGACAGGTGGTAAAGGGTATTGTTCGTCGTTTAACCAATTTTGGTGCCTTTGTGGATCTAGGCGGCCTGGATGGTTTACTGCACATTTCTGAAATGAGCTGGCATCGGATTAACCATCCGCAGGAAGTTGTTAAAGTAGGCGATGAATTAGAAGTTGCTGTTCTCAAGGTGGATCGGGAAAACGAGAAGATTTCCCTTGGTCTTAAGCAGGTATTGCCCAACCCCTGGGATACCGTTGAAGAAAAATATCCCGTTGGTAGTATTTTCCCGGCCAAGGTTGTCCGCTTAGCGCCCTTTGGTGCCTTCGTTCAATTGGAACCTGGCATTGAAGGCTTGGTACACATCTCCCACCTGGCTAACCACCATGTGGAAAAGCCCGAAGACGTGGTTAAAGAGGGAGAAGAAGTTAAGGTTAAGGTGCTCAGCATCGATAAAGCCGAAAAACGTATTCGCCTGTCCATCCGGGAAGCCAATAAAGAAGAACGTTCCCGTGAAGCCAGTGCCATTAAACAGGAAGAACCGGCGGTGGAGCCGGAAACTTTACCAGCCCCGGAAGAAAAGATTACCTTGGGCGACATTGTTGGGGATCAGTTAAAGGAGATTGAGTAA
- a CDS encoding prephenate dehydrogenase, whose translation MLFKKVVIAGVGLIGGSLGLALCKRNIVPQVVGVDPDQDNLELAVQLGAVHQGATLAEALTGADLFIIATPIGVSLGVLEMALPYLQQGTIVTDVGSVKGRLVERAEAMLPAGIHFIGGHPMAGLEVAGVSGAREDLFEGACYLLTPTEKTEPAALIRLRGLIECLGATPMELDYREHDEAVAVISHLPHLLSAALVNTVSYDAKEQLLLTLAAGGFRDTTRIAASNPLMWRDILLTNRSMVLAAINKFRVQLDKIEQSIEQFDPDILVDALTRAQNLRSTLPENRKYRLRDK comes from the coding sequence TTGTTATTTAAAAAAGTTGTCATCGCCGGTGTCGGTCTGATAGGCGGCTCGCTGGGACTTGCATTATGTAAACGTAATATTGTTCCGCAGGTGGTTGGGGTGGATCCCGACCAAGATAATCTCGAACTAGCTGTTCAGCTAGGGGCTGTCCACCAGGGAGCAACCCTGGCCGAGGCATTAACGGGGGCTGATTTGTTTATTATCGCCACCCCCATTGGTGTATCCTTGGGAGTGCTGGAGATGGCTCTGCCCTACCTGCAGCAGGGTACCATCGTGACGGATGTTGGCAGTGTTAAAGGGCGTTTGGTGGAACGGGCAGAGGCGATGCTGCCAGCAGGCATACATTTTATCGGCGGTCATCCCATGGCCGGCCTGGAGGTAGCAGGGGTGTCCGGTGCCAGGGAAGACTTATTTGAGGGTGCTTGCTATTTGCTCACCCCTACCGAGAAAACCGAACCAGCAGCACTGATTAGGTTAAGGGGCCTCATTGAGTGTCTGGGAGCCACGCCCATGGAATTGGATTACCGGGAGCATGACGAAGCTGTGGCGGTTATTAGTCACTTGCCCCATCTTTTATCCGCCGCCCTGGTGAATACCGTTTCCTACGATGCCAAGGAGCAACTATTATTAACCCTGGCTGCCGGAGGATTTCGCGATACCACGCGGATAGCTGCTTCCAATCCCCTGATGTGGCGGGACATTTTACTTACCAACCGCTCCATGGTGCTGGCGGCCATTAATAAATTTCGCGTGCAACTTGATAAAATAGAGCAAAGCATTGAGCAATTTGACCCGGATATTTTGGTGGATGCTTTGACCAGGGCACAAAATTTGCGAAGTACTTTGCCTGAGAATCGCAAGTACCGTTTGAGAGATAAATGA
- a CDS encoding HutP family protein → MVLYGSRKVTRVAIEMAMTESREQEKEYKAKFLSEGIRTAAVDYGGDFISSVNRIIERAVVAAKREGVIKELHADEGAVAGAAREALSMVMPKAMGLNVGGKIGIARQNDHIVVAVFFGVGLLHLDEVAIGLGHRAVSS, encoded by the coding sequence TTGGTTCTCTACGGTAGCAGAAAGGTAACCAGGGTGGCCATTGAAATGGCCATGACTGAAAGCAGAGAACAAGAAAAGGAATACAAAGCCAAGTTCCTTAGCGAAGGTATTCGTACAGCTGCTGTTGATTATGGCGGTGATTTTATTTCATCGGTAAACCGAATTATCGAAAGGGCTGTTGTTGCCGCCAAAAGGGAAGGTGTTATTAAAGAGCTCCATGCCGATGAAGGGGCAGTGGCGGGAGCTGCTCGGGAAGCCCTTTCTATGGTTATGCCCAAGGCTATGGGCTTAAATGTAGGCGGTAAAATTGGTATAGCTCGCCAAAATGATCATATTGTGGTAGCTGTCTTTTTTGGCGTAGGGCTATTACATTTGGACGAGGTGGCCATTGGTTTAGGACACAGGGCAGTATCCAGTTAG
- the aroH gene encoding chorismate mutase: MAFVRGIRGAITVERNNSEEIGAATKELLQTIAERNQLDLEDVVSVFFTVTEDLTASYPAKAAREIGWHNVPLFSALEPPIEGALPRCIRILVHVNTGKSQQEIKHVFLREAACLRPDLAG, encoded by the coding sequence GTGGCCTTTGTGAGGGGTATTCGAGGAGCCATTACTGTAGAACGGAATAACAGTGAAGAAATTGGGGCGGCAACCAAGGAATTATTGCAAACCATTGCTGAGCGCAATCAATTGGATTTAGAGGATGTAGTCAGTGTGTTTTTTACTGTTACTGAGGACCTGACTGCCTCCTACCCGGCTAAAGCAGCGCGGGAGATCGGCTGGCATAATGTGCCCTTGTTTTCTGCTCTGGAGCCGCCCATCGAGGGTGCTTTGCCGAGATGTATTAGAATATTGGTGCATGTCAATACAGGTAAATCCCAACAGGAAATAAAACACGTGTTCCTGCGGGAAGCGGCTTGTTTAAGACCTGATTTGGCTGGGTAG
- the aroA gene encoding 3-phosphoshikimate 1-carboxyvinyltransferase, whose translation MRLTIKPVRQLKGQITVPGDKSISHRAVMLGALARGTTVVENFLMGEDCLATVNCFKELGVHIEGPVDGRLTIQGAGLDGLREPARVLDAGNSGTTTRLMLGILAGQPFCSVITGDESLNKRPMARVTKPLSQMGAVFLGRQDNNLLPLAVRGGKLKPIDFISPVASAQIKSAVLLAGLFAHGQTSVTEPTVSRDHTERMLRYFGAEVTTSGTTVTVQGRPRLEGNRLRVPGDISSAAFFMVAAAIIPDSQITLEGVGINPTRSGIIEVLQQMGAQVRLINQRQYGQEPVADIIIAGGELRSTEIAGAMIPKLIDEIPVLAVAAACAKGTTVFRDAGELRVKESDRIAALATELAKFGTAVEELPDGLMIHGGTTLTGTTCRSYGDHRMAMAMAVAGLAAQGQTVIEDAGCMAVSYPGFVDALNKLSVE comes from the coding sequence ATGAGGCTAACCATTAAGCCGGTACGACAACTGAAAGGTCAAATTACTGTCCCTGGTGATAAATCCATCTCTCACAGGGCGGTTATGTTAGGTGCCCTGGCCCGAGGCACCACAGTGGTGGAAAATTTCCTAATGGGGGAAGACTGCCTGGCTACGGTTAATTGTTTTAAAGAGCTGGGAGTTCACATAGAGGGGCCGGTGGATGGCCGGCTAACCATTCAGGGAGCAGGTTTAGATGGCCTGAGGGAACCAGCCAGGGTACTGGATGCAGGTAACTCGGGTACCACCACGCGGCTAATGCTGGGCATTTTAGCGGGGCAGCCCTTTTGCAGTGTTATTACCGGCGATGAATCTTTAAATAAACGTCCCATGGCCAGGGTCACTAAACCTTTGTCCCAAATGGGGGCAGTATTCCTGGGACGTCAGGATAATAACCTGCTGCCCCTGGCTGTCCGGGGAGGTAAATTAAAACCCATAGATTTTATTTCGCCGGTGGCCAGTGCACAAATAAAATCGGCGGTACTGCTGGCAGGTTTATTTGCCCATGGGCAAACCTCGGTAACTGAGCCAACGGTCAGCAGGGATCATACCGAGCGAATGTTAAGATATTTTGGCGCCGAGGTAACCACCTCGGGCACCACAGTCACGGTCCAAGGCCGTCCCCGGTTGGAGGGTAATAGGCTCAGGGTACCAGGGGATATATCCTCAGCGGCCTTTTTCATGGTTGCCGCGGCCATTATCCCGGACTCACAAATCACCCTGGAGGGTGTGGGGATTAATCCCACCAGATCTGGTATTATTGAGGTTTTACAGCAGATGGGTGCTCAGGTGCGGCTGATTAATCAACGCCAATATGGCCAGGAACCGGTGGCGGACATTATCATTGCCGGCGGAGAACTGAGGAGTACCGAGATAGCCGGGGCCATGATACCTAAGCTAATCGATGAAATTCCTGTACTGGCAGTGGCTGCGGCCTGTGCTAAGGGTACCACTGTGTTTCGTGACGCCGGTGAGCTAAGGGTTAAGGAAAGCGACCGCATAGCAGCACTGGCGACGGAATTGGCCAAATTTGGCACGGCAGTTGAGGAGTTGCCCGATGGACTGATGATCCATGGCGGTACCACCTTAACCGGCACCACCTGCCGCAGCTATGGTGATCATCGCATGGCCATGGCCATGGCAGTGGCCGGGCTGGCTGCCCAAGGTCAAACTGTTATAGAGGATGCAGGTTGTATGGCAGTGAGTTATCCTGGTTTTGTAGATGCATTAAATAAATTATCGGTAGAATAA
- a CDS encoding pseudouridine synthase, with protein MEIRLQKALAMAGVASRRHGEELIINGRVKVNGKVVKELGTKVDLSRDKIMVDGQPLPPVESKVYYLLNKPRGYVTTLRDERGRKTVMDLLEGVEQRVYPVGRLDYDSEGLLLLTNDGELTQALTHPKHKVKKTYRVRVAGIPRPDELEKMARGIELSDGLTAPADVKLVDILEGRALLEISIHEGRNRQVRRMCEHIGQPVLRLKRIRFGPLELGDLKPGEFRPLNVHELKALMALVGRKVDPAVLQAASGRRSSKSVQFRSEDRKTVLGRTTGQGGWKSAGKKAADRPNGTPSEGRKPFGVTKVAGTKNGKAAKFGHRRAKA; from the coding sequence ATGGAAATTAGGTTACAAAAAGCGCTGGCTATGGCCGGTGTGGCTTCCCGCAGGCATGGGGAAGAACTGATTATTAACGGCCGAGTAAAAGTTAACGGTAAAGTTGTCAAAGAATTGGGTACCAAGGTAGATTTATCCAGGGATAAAATTATGGTGGATGGTCAACCGTTGCCACCGGTGGAAAGTAAGGTTTACTATCTCTTAAATAAGCCTCGGGGTTATGTGACAACCCTGCGTGATGAACGGGGTCGCAAGACGGTCATGGATTTATTAGAAGGGGTAGAGCAGCGGGTTTATCCGGTGGGACGGCTGGATTACGATTCCGAAGGACTATTGTTATTAACCAATGATGGCGAACTGACCCAAGCCCTTACCCACCCCAAGCATAAGGTAAAGAAAACCTATCGTGTGCGGGTGGCGGGGATACCACGACCGGATGAACTGGAAAAAATGGCGCGGGGTATAGAGTTATCCGATGGCTTGACCGCCCCTGCGGATGTAAAATTAGTAGATATTTTAGAAGGCAGGGCTTTGTTGGAAATCTCCATTCACGAAGGCCGTAACCGCCAGGTGAGGCGGATGTGTGAACACATTGGACAACCTGTGCTCAGGCTGAAAAGAATTCGCTTTGGTCCACTGGAATTAGGGGATCTTAAGCCAGGTGAATTTAGACCGCTAAATGTTCATGAATTAAAGGCATTAATGGCTTTGGTGGGAAGAAAAGTGGATCCTGCGGTCCTGCAAGCTGCCAGTGGCAGAAGATCAAGCAAATCCGTTCAATTCCGGTCTGAAGATAGAAAAACTGTGCTTGGCAGAACAACGGGGCAAGGCGGATGGAAATCTGCAGGTAAAAAAGCGGCTGATAGACCTAATGGAACGCCCTCCGAGGGTAGAAAGCCCTTTGGTGTGACAAAGGTTGCAGGAACTAAAAACGGCAAAGCTGCGAAGTTTGGCCATAGGAGGGCAAAGGCCTAG
- a CDS encoding DUF1614 domain-containing protein, with the protein MDRFPLGLIVLIVVSLLIFFGVAQRALDRMRLSDKGALAVILAIIVGSFIDIPIPGMRVPLEINLGGALVPVALAIYLLAKAGTGKEVTRALLSSLVTFGVIWFLSTRVMTGITEPAGGLNFIDALYVFPIVAAIIAYVAGRSRRSAFIGATLGVILWDVANYIYFLQNNATNAVKSIGGAGAFDTIVISGILAVLLADLIGETRERLQGGPVSEGKPDALLAGLRKPEFDQKVSKKTEEPDKHASETRKEGDRLED; encoded by the coding sequence ATGGATCGTTTTCCACTGGGACTTATTGTCTTAATTGTCGTATCCCTACTAATTTTCTTTGGTGTAGCCCAAAGGGCTTTGGATCGGATGAGACTGTCAGACAAAGGGGCCCTGGCGGTAATACTGGCTATTATTGTCGGTAGTTTTATTGATATTCCCATTCCAGGCATGAGGGTTCCTTTGGAAATTAACCTTGGCGGGGCGCTGGTACCGGTAGCCTTGGCCATTTACCTGCTAGCCAAAGCTGGTACCGGTAAGGAGGTAACCAGGGCGCTACTATCTTCCTTAGTAACCTTTGGCGTGATCTGGTTTTTAAGTACCCGAGTAATGACAGGTATCACTGAGCCGGCGGGTGGCTTAAATTTTATCGATGCTCTTTATGTCTTTCCCATTGTTGCTGCCATTATTGCCTATGTTGCCGGACGTTCCCGAAGAAGCGCCTTCATTGGTGCCACCCTGGGGGTTATTTTGTGGGATGTGGCTAACTATATTTACTTTCTCCAAAATAACGCCACCAATGCTGTGAAGAGTATCGGGGGAGCCGGTGCCTTTGATACCATCGTCATTTCCGGCATTTTGGCGGTTCTCCTGGCGGACTTAATTGGGGAAACCCGGGAGAGACTACAGGGTGGCCCGGTCTCTGAAGGTAAACCCGATGCTTTGTTAGCCGGTTTAAGGAAACCAGAGTTTGATCAAAAGGTGAGCAAGAAAACCGAAGAACCAGATAAGCATGCCAGTGAGACAAGGAAGGAGGGTGACCGCCTTGAAGACTAA
- the cmk gene encoding (d)CMP kinase, producing the protein MLDKKCIAIDGPAGAGKSTVAKLVAQALNFLYIDTGAMYRAITLKALRQNLDLQDEESLTQLAKDSIIKLVPGSQQRVLLDDEDVTEEIRSPEVTGQVSTVAKIAGVREVMVQRQREMAQETSVVMDGRDIGTVVLPDANAKFFLTASAEERANRRARELRAKGYQIDIEQLTKEIKERDYMDSNRAVSPLVPADDAITIDSTGMTIEEVVATIIDMVEKGK; encoded by the coding sequence TTGCTGGATAAAAAATGTATTGCCATTGATGGGCCGGCAGGAGCCGGTAAAAGTACGGTAGCTAAACTGGTGGCACAGGCCCTCAATTTTCTCTATATAGATACCGGGGCCATGTATCGTGCCATTACTTTAAAGGCTTTGCGACAAAATTTGGACTTGCAAGATGAAGAAAGCTTAACTCAGTTGGCTAAGGATAGTATCATTAAATTGGTGCCGGGTTCCCAGCAAAGGGTGCTGCTGGATGATGAGGATGTAACCGAGGAAATTCGTTCGCCCGAGGTTACCGGTCAGGTTTCCACAGTGGCTAAAATTGCCGGAGTTAGGGAAGTGATGGTGCAACGCCAAAGGGAAATGGCACAGGAGACCAGTGTTGTCATGGATGGCAGGGATATTGGCACTGTTGTCCTGCCGGATGCCAATGCCAAGTTTTTTCTGACCGCCTCTGCCGAGGAACGGGCCAACCGGAGAGCTAGGGAATTAAGAGCGAAAGGTTATCAGATAGATATAGAACAATTGACCAAGGAAATAAAGGAAAGAGATTACATGGACAGCAACCGTGCGGTATCACCGCTGGTACCGGCGGATGATGCCATTACCATTGATAGTACCGGCATGACTATTGAGGAAGTGGTTGCTACCATCATTGACATGGTGGAAAAGGGAAAATAG
- a CDS encoding pyridoxal phosphate-dependent aminotransferase, whose product MLLSDKVASFLGGGSFIRKMFEEGDRLAKIHGADKIFDFTIGNPSVEPPEKFREELKKLALNPIPGMHRYMSNAGYPETRAAVAEVLSEQSGLSFDANHVVMTVGAGGGLNVVLKAILNPQDEVIALAPYFVEYGFYVDNHGGVLKVVPTDEQFMPDLPAIEAAINAKTRAIIINSPNNPTGVIYPAEILTQLGQLVEKKSLEFGRPIFVLSDEPYAKIVYDGAEVPSVFKYITNSVLVTSHSKDLALPGERIGYLAVNPRIPGVETLVNGLIFCNRTLGFVNAPALMQRLVTGLQRETVDIAEYQAKRDLLYNHLTSLGFEMVKPAGAFYFFPKSPLPDDQEFIQRALKYNLLLVPGSGFGLPGYFRIAYCIDMAIIQRSLPAWTALAQELGLVD is encoded by the coding sequence ATGCTGTTATCTGATAAGGTTGCATCCTTTTTAGGAGGTGGTTCCTTTATTAGAAAAATGTTTGAGGAAGGGGACCGCCTGGCCAAGATCCACGGTGCTGATAAAATATTTGATTTTACCATTGGCAACCCTTCGGTGGAACCTCCGGAAAAATTTAGGGAAGAATTAAAGAAGCTGGCCTTAAATCCCATTCCCGGTATGCACCGCTATATGAGCAATGCAGGTTACCCGGAAACCCGTGCAGCTGTGGCCGAGGTACTGTCGGAACAATCCGGTCTCTCCTTTGATGCCAATCATGTGGTCATGACGGTGGGGGCCGGTGGTGGCTTAAACGTTGTCTTAAAGGCAATTTTAAATCCCCAGGATGAGGTTATTGCCCTTGCCCCTTATTTTGTGGAGTATGGCTTTTACGTAGATAATCATGGCGGCGTGCTTAAGGTTGTTCCCACTGACGAACAATTTATGCCAGATTTACCAGCCATTGAGGCGGCTATTAACGCCAAAACCAGAGCAATTATTATCAATTCCCCTAACAATCCCACCGGGGTCATTTATCCTGCAGAAATTTTAACACAATTGGGTCAATTAGTGGAGAAAAAATCCCTGGAGTTTGGCCGACCTATTTTTGTGTTATCCGATGAGCCCTATGCTAAAATCGTTTATGATGGTGCTGAGGTACCCTCTGTTTTCAAATACATAACCAACTCCGTGCTGGTTACTTCCCATAGTAAGGATTTAGCTTTACCCGGGGAACGAATCGGTTACCTCGCCGTTAACCCCCGCATTCCCGGTGTAGAAACCCTGGTTAATGGTCTAATTTTTTGCAACCGCACCTTAGGCTTTGTTAACGCCCCTGCCCTGATGCAGCGACTGGTGACCGGTCTCCAGCGGGAGACTGTCGATATTGCTGAATATCAAGCCAAGCGGGACCTGCTGTATAATCATTTAACTTCCTTAGGTTTTGAAATGGTAAAACCCGCCGGTGCCTTTTACTTTTTCCCGAAATCTCCTCTACCCGATGATCAGGAGTTTATCCAGAGGGCTCTCAAGTATAATCTTCTTCTGGTTCCTGGCAGTGGTTTTGGACTTCCGGGCTACTTCCGCATTGCTTATTGTATTGATATGGCTATTATCCAGAGATCTCTGCCGGCCTGGACAGCCTTAGCTCAAGAATTGGGGCTGGTGGATTAA
- a CDS encoding lysophospholipid acyltransferase family protein → MLLYRVLRVIIRWILLIWRRWEVIGVNHLPVKGGVVVVSNHSSNLDPVVVGCALTRPIHFMAKQELFQIPILVNIIKLLLAFPVNREKSDRNAIRTALKILQEGELVGIFPEGTRSKTGELQKPHIGAAMLAIKADVPILPVALKGTRGLFNKVTVVVGKPIYIPEIWSNRPGKEEMEALSERVMKEIAALLK, encoded by the coding sequence ATGTTATTATATCGTGTACTCCGGGTGATTATCCGTTGGATATTACTCATCTGGCGTAGATGGGAAGTAATTGGTGTCAACCACTTGCCAGTCAAGGGCGGTGTGGTGGTGGTCAGTAACCACAGTAGCAACCTGGACCCGGTGGTGGTAGGTTGTGCCTTAACCAGACCTATTCACTTTATGGCTAAACAAGAATTATTCCAAATCCCCATTCTAGTTAACATAATTAAATTACTACTGGCCTTTCCGGTAAATAGAGAAAAATCAGACCGTAATGCCATTCGTACCGCTTTGAAAATACTACAGGAAGGTGAGCTGGTGGGCATCTTTCCGGAAGGAACCAGAAGTAAAACCGGGGAATTACAAAAGCCTCATATAGGGGCGGCAATGCTGGCAATTAAAGCTGATGTCCCTATTTTACCAGTGGCCCTGAAGGGTACCAGAGGCCTGTTTAATAAAGTAACTGTGGTGGTGGGAAAACCCATCTATATTCCCGAAATCTGGAGCAATCGTCCTGGCAAAGAGGAAATGGAGGCCCTTAGCGAACGGGTAATGAAAGAAATCGCGGCATTATTGAAGTAG
- the aroF gene encoding 3-deoxy-7-phosphoheptulonate synthase produces MIVVMRPKADENKVNTVLNRLNKAGFQTHLSQGVERTIIGAIGDKTRMGDLALEAMPGVERIVPILQPYKLASRAFKEEDTVISVGDIKIGGEQIHIMAGPCAVESREQLFEAAEIVKAAGATILRGGAFKPRTSPYSFQGLEEQGLKYLAEARERTGLKIVTEVMDANTLPMVAEYADILQIGTRNMQNFFLLREVAKVDKPVLLKRGASATIEEWLMAAEYIMAGGNYNVILCERGIRTFENYTRNTLDLSAVPVVKHLSHLPVIVDPSHALGKWRFVPSMAVAAVAAGADGLLIEVHPNPAEALCDGPQSLTPENFQALMKDLGKVAEAVGRKL; encoded by the coding sequence ATGATTGTGGTTATGCGTCCCAAAGCGGATGAGAATAAGGTTAATACGGTGTTAAACCGATTGAATAAAGCCGGTTTCCAAACCCACCTTTCCCAGGGGGTTGAAAGGACCATTATTGGTGCCATTGGCGATAAAACCAGAATGGGCGATTTGGCGCTGGAGGCTATGCCGGGGGTGGAAAGGATTGTCCCCATTCTGCAGCCCTATAAACTGGCCAGCAGGGCCTTTAAGGAAGAGGATACGGTTATTTCCGTGGGAGATATTAAGATTGGTGGCGAGCAAATTCATATCATGGCTGGTCCCTGTGCCGTGGAAAGCCGGGAGCAGTTGTTTGAGGCTGCGGAAATAGTTAAAGCAGCAGGTGCTACCATCCTCAGAGGCGGAGCCTTTAAACCCCGCACCTCCCCCTACTCCTTCCAGGGCTTGGAAGAGCAAGGACTTAAATATTTAGCCGAAGCCCGGGAGAGGACAGGGCTAAAAATTGTTACCGAAGTGATGGATGCCAACACCTTACCCATGGTAGCCGAGTATGCAGATATTTTACAAATTGGCACCCGCAATATGCAGAACTTCTTCCTCTTGCGGGAAGTGGCCAAGGTGGATAAGCCGGTGCTCTTAAAACGAGGCGCTTCGGCCACCATTGAGGAATGGTTAATGGCAGCGGAATACATCATGGCCGGTGGCAACTACAATGTTATTTTGTGTGAACGGGGCATCCGTACCTTTGAAAATTACACCCGTAATACCCTGGACCTTTCCGCAGTTCCTGTGGTGAAGCACTTATCCCACCTGCCGGTTATTGTTGACCCCAGCCATGCCTTGGGTAAGTGGCGGTTTGTACCCTCCATGGCGGTGGCAGCGGTGGCTGCGGGAGCCGATGGTTTGTTAATTGAAGTTCATCCCAACCCGGCGGAGGCCCTCTGCGATGGTCCCCAATCCCTCACACCGGAAAATTTCCAAGCCCTGATGAAGGACTTAGGCAAAGTGGCAGAGGCTGTGGGGAGAAAATTATAG